One window from the genome of Rhodococcus sp. ABRD24 encodes:
- a CDS encoding cytochrome P450, whose translation MTATDRGTLGRQLQMIRGLYWGYGSNGDPYPMTLCGRDDDPQLAYREMRESGVRRSRTDTWVVADHATARQVLDDPVFTRSAGRTPEWMRAAGAPPADWAEPFRGVHAASWAGEIPDVAELARRLPSVLPQTSGRLDLVRDFAWQVPWLGIVAGSCGVEALQRDAWHARVSLDAQLSPQQLAVTEEALSALPTDPELSALFAGAEMTANAIVNSILTTYAEPELAARLADDAEIAPRIVAEVLRLNPTQHLERRTATADRYLGEVMISAGDEVAIVVAAANRDPSVFTEPDRFDIDRADLNCALSPQRGHPGRLDELVSTLTTTALQAMGKVIPRLSPSGPVIRRRRSPVLRAISYCPFEF comes from the coding sequence ATGACCGCGACCGATCGCGGCACGCTGGGCCGGCAGTTGCAGATGATTCGGGGCCTGTACTGGGGTTACGGCAGCAATGGAGATCCGTATCCGATGACACTGTGCGGCCGGGATGACGATCCGCAGCTCGCCTACCGCGAAATGCGGGAGTCGGGGGTGCGGCGCAGCCGCACCGATACCTGGGTGGTCGCCGACCACGCCACCGCGCGGCAGGTGCTCGACGACCCCGTTTTCACCCGCAGCGCAGGACGCACACCCGAGTGGATGCGTGCCGCAGGCGCCCCACCCGCCGACTGGGCCGAGCCGTTTCGAGGGGTACATGCCGCATCCTGGGCAGGCGAGATTCCAGACGTGGCGGAACTTGCGCGGCGCTTGCCGAGCGTGTTGCCGCAAACGAGTGGGCGTCTGGACCTGGTACGCGACTTCGCCTGGCAGGTGCCGTGGTTGGGTATTGTCGCCGGATCGTGCGGGGTGGAAGCACTACAGCGCGACGCCTGGCACGCCCGCGTCAGCCTGGACGCCCAGCTCAGTCCGCAGCAGCTCGCAGTGACCGAGGAGGCGCTCTCGGCGCTGCCGACCGACCCTGAGCTCAGCGCTCTGTTCGCCGGTGCGGAGATGACGGCCAATGCCATCGTCAACTCAATCCTGACCACCTACGCCGAGCCGGAACTCGCTGCACGGCTCGCCGACGACGCCGAGATTGCACCACGCATCGTGGCCGAGGTGTTGCGTCTGAACCCCACTCAGCACCTCGAGCGGCGCACCGCCACGGCCGATCGGTATCTGGGTGAGGTCATGATCTCGGCAGGTGACGAGGTAGCGATCGTGGTCGCGGCGGCCAATCGTGACCCGAGCGTATTCACCGAACCGGACCGCTTCGACATCGACCGCGCCGACCTGAACTGTGCACTGTCGCCGCAGCGTGGCCATCCCGGCAGGCTCGACGAGCTGGTCAGCACGCTCACCACCACAGCACTGCAAGCCATGGGGAAGGTGATCCCCCGGCTCTCTCCGAGTGGACCGGTCATCCGACGTCGCCGTTCCCCCGTTCTGCGGGCAATCAGCTACTGCCCCTTCGAGTTCTGA
- a CDS encoding activator-dependent family glycosyltransferase: MRIVFSAMASKSHLFGLVPLAWAFRAAGHEVRVVASPALTEDITAAGLTAVPVGADVDLVDFMTHAGHDIIDYVRNLDFSEQDPATLTWDHLLGVQTVLTPTFYALMSPDSLIEGMISFCRKWKPDLIIWEPLTFAAPIAAAVTGTPHARLLWGPDITTRARQNFLELLPEQPAEHREDPLAEWLTWTLRKFGGSAPEPFDEELVVGRWTIDPAPAAIRLDTRARTVGMRYVDYNGPSVVPEWLHDEPERRRVCLTLGISSRENNIGQVSIEDLLGAIGDIDAEIIATFDEQQLDGVSHLPANVRAVGFVPMHALLPTCAATVHHGGPGSWHTAAIFGVPQVILPDGWDTDIRAQRTQDYGAGITVPAPELTADKLREAVQRVLDDPGYRSRAMHLREDMLAEPSPADVVKICEELSSNRRNSK; encoded by the coding sequence ATGCGTATCGTCTTTTCTGCCATGGCGAGCAAGAGTCATCTGTTCGGCCTCGTTCCCCTTGCCTGGGCATTCCGCGCGGCCGGGCACGAGGTTCGCGTGGTCGCCTCGCCGGCGCTCACCGAGGACATCACTGCCGCCGGGTTGACCGCCGTCCCGGTGGGCGCCGACGTCGACCTCGTCGATTTCATGACGCACGCCGGCCACGACATCATCGACTACGTCCGGAACCTGGACTTCAGCGAGCAGGACCCGGCCACGCTGACCTGGGATCACCTGCTCGGCGTGCAGACCGTGCTCACCCCGACCTTCTATGCCCTGATGAGTCCCGACTCATTGATCGAGGGCATGATCTCGTTCTGCAGAAAGTGGAAGCCGGATCTGATCATCTGGGAGCCGTTGACCTTCGCCGCGCCTATTGCCGCAGCGGTGACGGGCACGCCGCACGCACGGCTGCTTTGGGGACCGGACATCACCACCAGGGCTCGGCAGAACTTCCTCGAACTGCTGCCGGAGCAACCTGCAGAGCATCGGGAGGATCCACTCGCTGAATGGCTCACCTGGACACTGAGGAAGTTCGGCGGTTCAGCCCCGGAGCCCTTCGATGAGGAGCTTGTCGTCGGGCGATGGACGATCGACCCCGCCCCGGCGGCAATCCGGCTCGACACCCGAGCCCGCACCGTCGGGATGCGCTACGTCGACTACAACGGGCCATCGGTGGTACCGGAATGGCTGCACGATGAGCCTGAGCGTCGACGGGTCTGCCTCACGTTGGGAATCTCCAGTCGCGAGAACAACATCGGTCAGGTCTCTATCGAGGATCTGCTGGGAGCAATCGGTGATATCGACGCCGAGATCATTGCGACCTTCGACGAACAGCAGCTCGATGGCGTCTCGCATCTTCCAGCAAACGTCCGCGCGGTCGGGTTCGTCCCGATGCACGCCCTGCTGCCCACGTGTGCCGCCACAGTGCATCACGGAGGGCCGGGTAGTTGGCATACTGCGGCCATTTTCGGTGTGCCACAAGTGATTCTTCCGGATGGTTGGGACACCGACATCCGCGCTCAACGAACGCAGGACTACGGAGCAGGTATCACGGTGCCCGCTCCGGAACTGACCGCTGACAAACTACGGGAGGCGGTACAGAGGGTGCTCGACGACCCCGGCTACCGATCCCGCGCGATGCACCTGCGCGAGGACATGCTTGCGGAGCCGTCACCGGCCGATGTCGTCAAGATATGTGAGGAACTGTCCTCGAACAGGAGAAACTCGAAATGA